In one window of Chryseobacterium sp. JV274 DNA:
- a CDS encoding GNAT family N-acetyltransferase: MENIKFQVSPYQDELQLLIDGKKAGYMSIEVDGRLLIVYYTKLDEEREGKGYAKLLLDELVRYAEEKDLLVDPECDFVRQQFENHPVRYKDIWHA, from the coding sequence ATCAGGATGAATTGCAGCTACTTATTGATGGAAAAAAGGCAGGTTATATGTCCATAGAAGTTGATGGAAGACTGCTTATTGTGTATTATACGAAACTTGATGAAGAGCGTGAGGGTAAAGGATACGCCAAACTGTTACTGGATGAGCTGGTACGCTACGCAGAGGAAAAAGATTTGCTTGTAGACCCGGAATGTGATTTTGTGCGACAACAGTTTGAAAACCACCCTGTAAGATATAAAGATATCTGGCATGCCTGA
- a CDS encoding MBL fold metallo-hydrolase, giving the protein MIYWIITTVAVLTVTFFIVINMKAFGGVPKGKRLKRIKQSKLYKKRQFQNISHTPSITEGYKMSKVTYDFFLGKKDPLLKPFKEIQSLHTDLKNRDKNQDIFIWLGHSSYYLQTDGISFLIDPVLSLYGSPFKYFNKAFKGSDIFKPGDIPNIDYLVITHDHFDHLDYPTVKSIKDRTEMAILPLGVGAHLERWGYAENSLIEEEWGTEVRLKNNIKIVFTPARHFSGRRIRQNDTLWSSYVLITPTKKIFLGGDSGYDSHFKTIGEQYGPFDYAILENGQYGEAWRYIHTLPEDVIQAGIDLKAERIIPVHAAKFALALHPWNEPLQKITALGKEKGLNILTPMIGEVVDLNQHEQQFTAWWED; this is encoded by the coding sequence ATGATTTATTGGATTATTACGACAGTGGCTGTTCTGACAGTTACCTTTTTTATAGTGATCAATATGAAGGCGTTTGGCGGGGTGCCAAAAGGAAAGCGGCTGAAGCGTATAAAACAGTCAAAACTCTATAAAAAAAGACAGTTTCAGAATATTAGCCATACCCCATCTATTACAGAAGGCTACAAAATGTCGAAAGTGACTTACGATTTCTTTTTAGGAAAAAAAGATCCGCTCTTGAAACCTTTTAAAGAAATTCAATCCCTTCATACCGATTTAAAAAACAGAGACAAAAATCAGGATATATTTATCTGGTTGGGGCATTCATCTTATTATCTACAGACCGATGGTATTTCCTTCCTGATTGATCCTGTGTTGAGTTTATATGGTTCACCTTTTAAATATTTTAACAAAGCATTCAAAGGATCAGACATCTTTAAACCTGGAGATATTCCCAATATTGATTATCTGGTAATAACCCACGATCATTTTGACCATCTGGATTACCCGACTGTAAAATCGATCAAAGACAGAACGGAAATGGCTATTTTGCCTTTGGGAGTGGGAGCACATTTAGAAAGATGGGGTTATGCTGAAAATTCGCTTATTGAAGAAGAATGGGGAACTGAAGTGAGGTTGAAGAATAATATAAAGATTGTCTTTACTCCCGCCAGACATTTTTCAGGCAGAAGAATCAGACAGAATGATACGCTATGGAGTTCCTATGTTTTGATAACACCAACAAAGAAAATTTTCTTAGGTGGAGACAGTGGATATGATAGCCATTTTAAAACTATCGGCGAACAATACGGGCCTTTTGATTATGCTATTCTTGAGAACGGACAGTATGGAGAAGCATGGAGGTATATTCATACGCTGCCGGAAGATGTTATTCAGGCTGGTATTGATCTTAAAGCCGAGCGTATCATCCCTGTTCATGCAGCAAAATTTGCACTCGCGCTTCACCCATGGAATGAACCTTTACAAAAGATAACTGCTCTTGGAAAAGAAAAAGGATTGAATATCCTCACTCCGATGATTGGAGAGGTAGTAGATCTGAATCAGCATGAACAGCAATTTACAGCCTGGTGGGAAGATTGA
- a CDS encoding S41 family peptidase: MHPQLYWYIPKKELDHKFDSLKQTLTESLTPLQFYFKLQPVIAGIREGHLSLRIPRKKFNKREFKRLEHQKGMFSRLEYYISGDQMYIIQNRDSIEHIQPGTEILSINNVPVSDYIKKYRSLISSDGDNTTFHPYFLKDLFFNFYTAENGLGSKATLETLYQGEKRTYTLSREIKSDSDLEKDKEMKKKTLEKKLNDYVVSSNSYNRSFKFLDKDSTIAYIKVQSFSRDYSDEFYKKTFAKINEAKAPYLIIDVRNNYGGSLYEINNLYSYLADAPFTLIKPSQVTSRDTPLRTNYFRKSNALEYALKSIAYPSYFFAQAFSTYKKDGKVFYKMKADKPTKPNKQAFHGKVFVLINGGSFSASSIITAKLKNDKRATLVGEETGGANDGTVAGFYSYQKLPNSKIRFPIGLLLVQPNIKFSDSRKGVVPDVVVTESMQDIIDKKDPQLDWIKNEIAKEKDNKGQ, encoded by the coding sequence ATGCATCCTCAATTATACTGGTATATTCCCAAGAAGGAATTGGATCATAAATTTGATAGTCTTAAACAGACTCTCACCGAATCTCTTACTCCTCTTCAGTTTTATTTTAAACTTCAGCCTGTCATTGCGGGAATCCGGGAAGGGCATCTTTCATTGAGAATTCCCAGAAAAAAGTTTAACAAAAGAGAATTTAAAAGACTGGAACATCAGAAAGGAATGTTCAGCCGTCTCGAATATTATATATCAGGCGATCAGATGTATATTATTCAAAACAGAGATTCTATTGAGCATATACAACCCGGAACTGAAATTTTATCAATTAATAATGTTCCTGTATCAGATTATATAAAGAAGTATAGAAGTCTGATCAGCAGTGATGGTGATAATACAACTTTCCACCCCTATTTTTTAAAAGACCTTTTCTTTAATTTTTATACTGCAGAGAACGGTTTGGGGAGTAAAGCAACTCTTGAAACACTTTATCAGGGAGAAAAACGAACGTATACTTTAAGCAGAGAAATAAAATCTGATTCCGATCTTGAAAAGGATAAGGAAATGAAGAAAAAGACGCTTGAAAAGAAACTGAACGATTATGTAGTTTCAAGTAATTCTTATAACAGAAGTTTTAAATTCCTGGATAAAGACAGCACTATCGCTTATATAAAGGTACAGAGTTTCTCCCGAGATTATTCTGATGAATTTTATAAAAAAACCTTTGCCAAGATCAATGAGGCCAAAGCTCCCTACCTCATCATAGATGTCCGAAATAACTATGGAGGTTCTCTCTATGAGATCAATAACCTGTACTCCTATTTAGCGGATGCACCTTTTACCCTGATCAAACCTTCCCAGGTAACGTCAAGGGATACTCCACTGCGTACAAATTATTTCAGAAAAAGCAATGCTTTAGAATATGCTCTTAAAAGTATTGCCTATCCAAGTTATTTCTTCGCGCAGGCTTTCAGTACGTATAAAAAAGACGGAAAAGTTTTCTATAAAATGAAAGCTGATAAACCTACAAAACCTAATAAACAGGCTTTCCACGGAAAAGTTTTTGTATTGATCAACGGAGGAAGCTTCTCAGCATCTTCTATTATTACTGCCAAGCTTAAGAATGATAAAAGGGCAACTCTTGTAGGTGAAGAAACCGGTGGCGCTAACGATGGAACTGTTGCAGGTTTCTATTCTTATCAGAAACTTCCTAATTCTAAAATCAGGTTCCCAATCGGATTACTTCTGGTGCAGCCTAATATCAAATTCTCAGACTCTCGGAAAGGTGTTGTTCCCGATGTAGTAGTAACTGAAAGCATGCAGGATATTATTGACAAAAAAGATCCACAACTGGATTGGATAAAAAATGAAATTGCTAAGGAAAAAGACAATAAGGGACAATAA
- a CDS encoding RNA polymerase sigma factor, with protein MTSLEQEFISQIEQHKGILFKISKMYMTEKDDRDDLFQEITYQLWKAFPGFRGESEFSTWLYRIALNTAIIFLKSEKRRSFIAHEDFSNHIIVQEDYDYRKEERLAEMYKAIHQLNPIDKAFIFYYLEDFSGKQIAEQMGISEGNVRVKMNRSKNKLKDILSQIKTNKH; from the coding sequence ATGACCTCATTAGAACAAGAGTTTATAAGTCAAATTGAACAGCATAAAGGAATCCTATTTAAGATTTCTAAAATGTACATGACTGAAAAGGATGATCGGGATGATCTTTTTCAGGAGATTACCTATCAGCTCTGGAAAGCATTTCCTGGTTTCAGAGGGGAAAGCGAATTTTCAACATGGCTGTACAGGATCGCTTTGAATACGGCCATTATCTTCCTTAAATCAGAAAAAAGAAGAAGCTTTATTGCTCATGAAGATTTTTCCAATCATATCATTGTACAAGAAGATTATGATTACAGGAAAGAAGAGCGCCTGGCTGAAATGTATAAGGCTATCCATCAACTCAATCCCATTGATAAAGCTTTTATATTCTATTATCTGGAAGATTTTTCAGGAAAACAGATTGCAGAGCAGATGGGAATTTCTGAAGGAAATGTAAGAGTGAAAATGAACCGCTCAAAAAACAAACTTAAAGATATCTTAAGCCAAATAAAAACCAACAAACATTAA
- a CDS encoding RNA polymerase sigma factor produces MSSPEKEFLEKIEKHKGVVFKISKMYMDNKDDQNDLYQEIIYQAWKSYGDFQKRSDFSTWLYRTALNTAIVFLRSEKKRSFIQNQNVDGLSARQEPYNDTDDVNMKRMYEAIHQLSPIDKALIFFFLEGFSGKEIAVQLGITEVNTRVKLKRAKEKLKEIITKQGAGSH; encoded by the coding sequence ATGTCTTCACCGGAAAAAGAATTTTTAGAGAAAATTGAAAAGCACAAAGGTGTTGTTTTCAAGATCTCTAAAATGTATATGGATAATAAGGACGATCAGAATGACCTCTATCAGGAGATCATCTACCAGGCCTGGAAATCATACGGTGATTTTCAAAAGAGGAGTGATTTCTCCACATGGCTGTACAGAACTGCGCTCAACACAGCAATTGTTTTCCTGCGAAGTGAAAAAAAACGTAGTTTTATACAGAATCAGAATGTAGATGGGCTGAGTGCCCGGCAGGAACCTTATAATGATACAGATGATGTGAATATGAAGCGGATGTATGAAGCCATTCATCAGCTGAGCCCTATTGATAAAGCGCTTATATTTTTCTTTTTGGAGGGTTTTTCGGGAAAAGAAATTGCCGTTCAGCTAGGAATTACTGAAGTCAATACAAGAGTAAAGCTGAAAAGGGCAAAAGAGAAGCTGAAAGAGATTATTACCAAACAAGGAGCAGGTTCTCATTAA
- a CDS encoding NADP-dependent glyceraldehyde-3-phosphate dehydrogenase: protein MSSENTASFHHIFKSENEIPEEYKVPVIHQRTYLLNGELVEWNGDVTEIYSPVCIPTEKGLERKLLGSIPNIGPKEAMEVLEACVKAYDNGLGEWPTMSVEGRIKCMQKFVYLMIQQRDLIIKLLMWEIGKTLADSTKEFDRTVDYINQTIDALKDLDRESSRFQQAEGTIAQIRRAPLGVVLSMGPFNYPLNEIFTTLIPALIMGNTILFKLPKHGVLAHYPLLNAFKEAFPKGTVNTLYGKGSEIITPIMESGKVNVLAFIGSSKVANGLKKLHPKVNRLRAILSLDAKNAAIVTKNANLDVAVSECILGALSFNGQRCTALKLIFVQKEIALEFTEKLSAAVSALKPGLPWEKDVKVTPLPEVNKPPYLKECIDDALNKGAAVLNKDGGYTDESFVFPAVVYPVNSEMKLYHEEQFGPVIPVVPFEDIEEPIEYQVNASHGMQVSIFSEDPQEVARLIDPFVNLVSRVNINCQAQRGPDVFPFTGRKDSAEGTLSVFDALRSFSIRSLVAAKLTDSNKELLNTIVREHDSNFLSTDYIF, encoded by the coding sequence ATGAGTTCAGAAAATACAGCATCATTCCATCACATTTTTAAGAGTGAAAATGAAATTCCGGAAGAGTATAAAGTTCCGGTCATTCACCAGAGAACTTATTTGTTGAATGGCGAACTGGTAGAATGGAACGGAGATGTCACCGAAATCTATTCCCCGGTATGTATTCCTACAGAAAAGGGATTAGAAAGAAAACTTTTGGGAAGTATCCCGAATATAGGCCCAAAGGAAGCCATGGAAGTCCTTGAAGCCTGTGTAAAAGCCTATGATAACGGTCTTGGTGAATGGCCGACTATGTCTGTAGAGGGACGCATTAAATGCATGCAGAAATTCGTTTATCTGATGATCCAGCAAAGAGATCTGATCATTAAATTACTGATGTGGGAAATTGGAAAAACGCTTGCTGATTCTACTAAAGAATTTGACCGTACTGTAGATTATATCAATCAGACCATTGATGCTCTGAAAGATCTGGACAGAGAATCGTCCCGCTTTCAACAGGCAGAAGGTACCATTGCACAGATCAGAAGAGCTCCGCTTGGAGTGGTTTTAAGTATGGGACCATTCAATTATCCTTTGAATGAGATTTTTACCACACTGATTCCTGCTTTGATTATGGGAAATACCATTCTGTTTAAACTTCCAAAGCACGGTGTGTTGGCTCATTATCCTTTATTAAATGCTTTTAAAGAAGCATTTCCGAAAGGAACGGTGAATACATTATATGGAAAAGGATCAGAGATTATCACCCCGATCATGGAAAGCGGAAAAGTGAATGTTCTGGCCTTCATCGGTTCAAGTAAGGTAGCGAACGGTTTGAAAAAGCTGCACCCAAAAGTAAACCGTTTAAGAGCTATTCTGAGTCTGGATGCGAAAAACGCTGCAATTGTTACTAAAAATGCGAATCTGGATGTAGCGGTGAGCGAATGTATTTTAGGGGCACTTTCTTTCAACGGACAGCGATGCACAGCACTGAAGCTGATATTTGTTCAGAAAGAGATTGCTTTAGAATTTACAGAAAAACTAAGTGCTGCGGTTTCTGCTCTGAAACCAGGATTGCCATGGGAAAAAGACGTAAAAGTAACTCCACTTCCGGAAGTCAACAAACCTCCTTACCTGAAAGAATGTATTGATGATGCATTAAACAAAGGAGCTGCTGTTTTGAATAAAGACGGAGGTTATACGGATGAATCTTTTGTTTTTCCGGCAGTAGTTTATCCGGTAAACAGTGAGATGAAACTATATCATGAGGAACAGTTTGGTCCGGTGATTCCTGTTGTTCCGTTTGAAGACATAGAAGAACCTATAGAGTATCAGGTGAATGCTTCGCACGGGATGCAGGTAAGTATTTTCAGTGAAGATCCACAGGAAGTAGCAAGGCTGATTGATCCATTCGTGAACCTTGTAAGCCGTGTCAATATCAACTGCCAGGCACAAAGAGGTCCGGATGTCTTTCCGTTTACCGGAAGAAAAGACAGTGCGGAAGGAACACTTTCTGTTTTTGATGCGCTCCGTTCATTCTCAATCCGGTCTCTGGTAGCGGCAAAACTTACAGACTCCAATAAAGAATTACTCAATACTATTGTCAGAGAACATGATTCCAATTTTTTGAGCACAGATTATATTTTCTGA
- the tpx gene encoding thiol peroxidase — protein sequence MFSKLVFSTLLFFSAIGFAQKSKAINTVLMGGKEVHTYTKLPALNKPAPKFTLTDVNMNDQTLESYKGKNVILNIFPSVDTGVCSASVHHFNEEAGNLPNTVVLCISKDLPFAQKRFCGAEGIKNVVMLSDFRSDFGWNYGVELVDSAMKGLLSRAVVVIDTSGKIIYEEQVADISHEPNYEAAIAAVK from the coding sequence ATGTTTTCAAAATTAGTTTTCAGTACCCTGTTATTCTTTTCTGCAATAGGCTTTGCACAAAAATCTAAAGCAATCAATACAGTTTTAATGGGAGGAAAAGAAGTACATACTTATACAAAATTACCGGCGCTGAATAAGCCAGCTCCTAAATTTACCCTTACAGATGTGAATATGAATGATCAGACACTGGAATCTTACAAAGGAAAGAATGTGATCTTAAATATCTTTCCCAGTGTAGATACAGGTGTTTGTTCAGCTTCCGTACATCATTTTAATGAAGAGGCAGGGAACCTTCCCAATACAGTAGTCCTTTGTATTTCCAAAGATCTTCCGTTTGCACAGAAAAGATTCTGCGGTGCTGAAGGAATTAAAAATGTAGTGATGCTTTCAGATTTCCGTTCAGACTTTGGGTGGAACTATGGAGTGGAACTGGTAGATTCTGCCATGAAAGGTCTTCTGAGCCGAGCTGTTGTGGTAATAGATACTTCAGGAAAGATCATCTATGAAGAGCAGGTGGCAGATATTTCTCATGAACCGAATTATGAAGCGGCAATTGCAGCGGTGAAATAA
- a CDS encoding TonB-dependent receptor plug domain-containing protein codes for MKITIPKPCHENWNTMTPDEKGRFCAVCSKTVRDFRKAPDDDIIDFFSGTSEEICGNFNPSQLNRDLSYSYINTLFVKFAVGAMLTTGGIVSVHAQQNKTCDTLKTEEVQEIVFSTQRDRKLLGSVSVIPANALLDSKEKERKELITKLPGLSVGEPPKDNNSIRIGGAPSSGVIYQPMYIVDGKISDYEKVKTLDPNLIKTMNILKGASASAKFGEKAKGGVVVITTKKKRKK; via the coding sequence ATGAAAATCACAATACCCAAACCTTGTCACGAAAACTGGAATACAATGACCCCTGATGAAAAAGGAAGATTCTGTGCTGTTTGTTCCAAAACAGTGAGAGACTTCAGGAAAGCTCCGGATGATGATATTATAGATTTTTTTTCCGGGACTTCGGAAGAGATCTGCGGGAATTTTAATCCGTCACAGCTCAACAGAGATCTGAGTTATTCTTACATCAATACTCTTTTTGTGAAATTTGCGGTAGGTGCCATGCTGACAACGGGAGGAATTGTAAGTGTGCATGCACAGCAAAATAAAACCTGTGATACCCTAAAGACCGAAGAAGTACAGGAAATTGTTTTCAGTACTCAGAGAGACAGAAAATTGCTTGGCTCAGTTTCAGTAATACCGGCTAATGCTTTATTAGACAGCAAAGAAAAGGAAAGAAAAGAACTCATTACAAAATTGCCGGGATTATCTGTTGGGGAGCCTCCTAAAGATAATAACAGTATACGTATTGGTGGGGCTCCTTCAAGCGGAGTAATCTATCAGCCTATGTATATTGTAGATGGAAAAATAAGCGATTATGAAAAAGTAAAAACACTGGATCCTAATCTTATAAAAACTATGAATATACTGAAGGGGGCTTCTGCATCTGCAAAGTTTGGTGAAAAAGCCAAAGGCGGAGTAGTAGTGATTACTACTAAAAAGAAAAGAAAGAAATAA
- a CDS encoding urocanate hydratase, with product MTFQEQIQQGIPNQLPQPKPYETNINHAPKRKEILGEEEKKLALKNALRYFDPQFHAELIPEFKQELEDYGRIYMYRFRPDYEMKARPITDYPGQSEQAKAIMLMIQNNLDYAVAQHPHELITYGGNGAVFSNWAQYLLTMKYLSEMSNEQTLVMYSGHPMGLFPSHKDAPRVVVTNGMMIPNYSKPDDWEKFNALGVTQYGQMTAGSYMYIGPQGIVHGTTITALNAFRKIKKDPKGGLFVTSGLGGMSGAQPKAGNIAGCITVCAEVNPKITKIRHDQKWVNEIYEDLDSLVKRVREAQADKETVSLAYLGNIVDVWEKFDQEDLRIDIGSDQTSLHNPWAGGYYPVGQTFEESNIMMAENPELFKEKVQETLRRHAAAINKHTAKGTYFFDYGNAFLLEASRAGADVMAENPTLGREFKYPSYVQDIMGPMCFDYGFGPFRWVCSSGNPEDLQKTDDIACAVLEEMVKNSPEEIQQQMKDNIQWIKGAQENKLVVGSQARILYADAEGRMKIAEAFNKAIKNGEIGPVVLGRDHHDVSGTDSPYRETSNIYDGSRFTADMAIHNVIGDSFRGATWVSIHNGGGVGWGEVINGGFGMLLDGSDDADRRLKSMLFWDVNNGISRRSWARNEGAVFAIKRAMEAEPNLKVTLPNLVDENLL from the coding sequence ATGACATTTCAAGAACAGATACAGCAGGGGATTCCTAATCAGCTGCCACAACCAAAACCATACGAGACCAATATCAACCATGCTCCAAAGCGTAAAGAAATCCTGGGGGAGGAAGAGAAAAAACTGGCATTGAAGAATGCACTACGTTATTTTGATCCTCAGTTTCATGCAGAACTGATTCCTGAATTTAAGCAGGAACTGGAAGATTACGGAAGAATTTATATGTACCGCTTCCGTCCGGACTATGAAATGAAGGCGAGACCTATCACAGATTATCCGGGACAATCTGAGCAGGCAAAAGCGATCATGCTGATGATTCAGAATAACCTGGATTATGCAGTAGCACAGCATCCTCATGAATTGATCACTTACGGTGGAAACGGAGCTGTATTCTCCAACTGGGCTCAGTATCTGCTAACCATGAAATATCTTTCGGAAATGAGCAACGAGCAGACATTGGTGATGTATTCAGGACACCCAATGGGGCTGTTCCCGTCTCATAAAGATGCACCAAGAGTGGTTGTAACCAATGGAATGATGATCCCGAACTATTCAAAACCGGATGATTGGGAGAAGTTCAATGCATTGGGTGTTACTCAATACGGACAGATGACGGCAGGAAGTTATATGTATATTGGCCCGCAGGGAATTGTTCACGGGACAACGATTACAGCATTAAATGCTTTCAGAAAAATAAAAAAAGACCCTAAAGGAGGACTTTTCGTGACTTCAGGATTAGGAGGAATGAGTGGAGCTCAGCCAAAAGCTGGTAATATTGCTGGTTGCATTACTGTATGTGCAGAAGTAAACCCGAAAATCACCAAAATCCGTCATGATCAGAAATGGGTGAATGAGATCTATGAAGATCTTGATTCATTGGTGAAAAGAGTAAGGGAAGCACAGGCTGACAAAGAAACCGTTTCTTTGGCTTACCTTGGAAATATTGTTGATGTCTGGGAGAAATTCGATCAGGAAGATTTAAGAATTGACATCGGTTCAGATCAGACTTCACTTCACAATCCTTGGGCTGGTGGTTACTATCCGGTAGGCCAAACATTCGAAGAATCTAATATTATGATGGCTGAAAACCCTGAGTTATTCAAAGAAAAAGTTCAGGAAACATTAAGAAGACATGCTGCAGCCATCAACAAACATACAGCAAAAGGAACCTACTTTTTCGATTATGGAAATGCCTTTTTATTGGAAGCTTCCAGAGCGGGAGCAGATGTAATGGCAGAAAATCCAACATTGGGAAGAGAATTCAAATATCCAAGTTATGTACAGGATATCATGGGACCTATGTGCTTTGATTATGGTTTCGGACCGTTCCGCTGGGTATGTTCCAGTGGAAATCCGGAAGATCTTCAGAAAACGGATGATATTGCATGTGCAGTATTAGAAGAAATGGTGAAAAACTCTCCTGAAGAGATCCAGCAGCAGATGAAAGACAATATCCAGTGGATCAAGGGAGCACAGGAAAATAAACTGGTAGTAGGTTCACAGGCGAGAATCCTTTATGCAGATGCTGAAGGAAGAATGAAAATTGCAGAAGCCTTCAATAAAGCCATTAAAAACGGAGAAATAGGACCTGTGGTTTTAGGAAGAGACCATCATGATGTTTCGGGTACAGATTCTCCTTACAGAGAAACTTCCAATATCTATGACGGATCAAGATTTACTGCGGATATGGCCATTCACAATGTGATTGGTGACAGTTTCCGTGGGGCAACCTGGGTTTCCATTCACAATGGTGGTGGAGTAGGCTGGGGAGAAGTGATCAACGGTGGTTTCGGAATGCTGTTGGACGGAAGCGATGATGCCGATAGAAGATTGAAGTCTATGCTTTTCTGGGACGTAAACAATGGAATCTCAAGAAGAAGCTGGGCAAGAAATGAAGGCGCTGTTTTCGCTATTAAAAGAGCGATGGAAGCCGAACCTAATCTGAAAGTGACTCTTCCGAATTTGGTAGATGAAAATTTATTGTAA
- a CDS encoding endonuclease domain-containing protein produces the protein MKEILTIINGIPIRRNFVENLPYNPYLKILLKEKRKARILGEVIFWRKVRAKNFHTIDFDRQRIIGNYIVDFYVKNLGLIIEIDGSSHDKKEVYDGIREEYLESLGLLIFRITDFDVRNHLSVVMKELEDFIVLYYGTTPSSKIL, from the coding sequence ATGAAAGAAATCCTCACCATCATCAACGGAATTCCGATCCGCAGGAATTTCGTTGAGAACCTGCCCTACAACCCCTATTTAAAAATATTATTAAAAGAAAAACGTAAAGCCCGGATCTTGGGTGAAGTGATCTTTTGGAGAAAAGTCCGTGCTAAAAATTTTCATACAATTGATTTTGACAGACAAAGAATTATTGGAAATTATATTGTTGATTTCTATGTAAAAAATTTGGGTCTTATCATTGAGATTGACGGTTCAAGCCATGATAAGAAAGAAGTTTATGATGGGATAAGGGAGGAATATCTTGAGTCATTAGGACTGCTTATTTTCAGAATTACAGATTTTGATGTGAGGAATCATCTGAGTGTGGTGATGAAGGAGCTGGAGGATTTTATTGTGCTGTACTATGGAACCACCCCGTCTTCAAAAATTCTTTGA
- a CDS encoding 2-hydroxyacid dehydrogenase produces the protein MKVFINKKIPETGIKMLEEAGLEITVAEKENLSYKEWLNYCKNTDTILSIGAEFKYDKNFFEACPNVKAIALYSVGFDHVDIKEATQRNIPVGNTPDVLSRATSDVAFLLMQSVARRASFNFRKVKDGSWGTFDPLHALGQELYGKTLGIFGLGRIGYEMAEKSKKAFGMNIIYHNRHHNEEAELELGAAYVSFEELIKNSDVLSVHANFTPEHKELFNESIFEQMKPDAIFINTARGGFHNQKDLYQALVDQKIWGAGLDVTNPEPMSTDDPILELSTVCILPHIGSATIEARNGMARLAAGNIIAFSKNEKMQYCANPDVYSAHSL, from the coding sequence ATGAAAGTCTTTATCAATAAAAAAATTCCCGAAACAGGAATTAAAATGCTGGAAGAAGCAGGACTGGAAATTACAGTTGCTGAAAAAGAAAACCTTTCTTATAAAGAATGGCTGAATTACTGTAAAAATACCGATACTATTTTAAGTATTGGCGCAGAATTTAAATATGACAAGAATTTCTTTGAAGCCTGCCCCAATGTGAAAGCCATTGCTTTATATTCTGTTGGGTTCGATCATGTAGATATCAAAGAAGCTACCCAAAGGAATATTCCGGTGGGCAATACTCCTGATGTTTTGAGCAGGGCAACTTCAGACGTTGCTTTTTTACTCATGCAGTCCGTAGCGAGAAGAGCAAGCTTCAATTTCCGGAAAGTAAAAGATGGAAGCTGGGGTACATTTGATCCTTTGCATGCTTTAGGACAGGAGCTTTATGGGAAAACCCTGGGGATTTTTGGACTTGGTCGTATCGGTTATGAAATGGCTGAGAAATCTAAGAAAGCTTTTGGAATGAATATCATTTATCACAACCGTCATCATAATGAAGAAGCGGAACTGGAATTGGGAGCAGCTTATGTTTCTTTTGAAGAGCTGATCAAAAACTCGGATGTATTGAGTGTTCATGCCAATTTTACTCCTGAACATAAAGAATTATTCAATGAGTCTATATTTGAACAGATGAAGCCGGATGCTATTTTCATCAATACCGCCAGAGGTGGTTTCCACAATCAGAAAGATTTGTACCAGGCGTTGGTTGATCAGAAAATCTGGGGAGCGGGTCTTGATGTTACCAACCCGGAACCTATGTCAACAGACGATCCTATTCTTGAACTTTCAACTGTTTGTATCTTGCCACACATTGGTTCTGCCACTATTGAAGCCCGAAACGGGATGGCAAGACTGGCTGCAGGAAATATCATTGCTTTTTCGAAAAATGAAAAAATGCAGTATTGTGCAAATCCTGACGTTTATTCTGCCCATTCATTATAA
- a CDS encoding prevent-host-death protein, producing the protein MDTNRFKASHDFSNLQKNLNNNPGYNAESYSQQVKDYIHDMKSRNQEATKQGFMTQAQKSAKEVWTEIQEIASEAWEKNNDRSYEKK; encoded by the coding sequence ATGGATACGAACAGATTCAAAGCGTCACATGATTTTAGTAATCTTCAGAAAAACCTGAATAATAATCCGGGATATAACGCAGAAAGTTATTCCCAGCAGGTAAAAGATTACATTCATGACATGAAAAGCAGGAATCAGGAAGCGACCAAACAGGGATTTATGACACAAGCTCAGAAATCTGCGAAAGAAGTTTGGACAGAAATTCAGGAAATTGCTTCTGAAGCCTGGGAGAAGAACAATGACCGTTCATATGAAAAGAAATAA